A DNA window from Roseovarius sp. Pro17 contains the following coding sequences:
- a CDS encoding hydantoinase B/oxoprolinase family protein, translating to MDKRWEFWIDRGGTFTDIVALDPAGDMHTHKLLSENPERYADAAVQGIADLIGTNDFAPGSIAAVKMGTTVATNALLERKGERVLLLITKGFRDLLMIGYQTRPRLFDLHIKRPDLLYDEVAELDERLDAEGNVIRPLDQDAARTALQSAYDNGIRAVAIAGLHAYLNPAHEARVAEIAKDIGYTQISVSHEVSRLAKLVGRGDTTVVDAYLSPILRRYVDRVADALDLGTACERLLFMQSNGGLTEARRFQGKDAILSGPAGGIVGMVHTGQAAGHDKLIGFDMGGTSTDVSHYAGEYERSFETEVAGVRMRAPMMDIHTVAAGGGSICKYEDGRFQVGPESAGADPGPACYRRGGPLTVTDCNVMLGKLNPNHFPQVFGPNGDLPLDAEIVRQKFAELAEKVANESGDMPRTPEDMAHGFLRIAIDNMANAIKKISVQRGHDVTRYTLQCFGGAGGQHACGVADALGMTKVLVHPYAGVLSAYGMGLAPITAMKEAQMDIPLAHYDGAMQTVKKLSADTLTEVTAQGGGEATATHRLHLRYDGSHQTIPVEGSTEATARELFEAAHKQRYGFISPSRDIIIDMVSVEANGTSRDDVNLTPPDGDGIPTAHVPIFHDGAWADVAIHARDTLNTDSAIKGPAIITESTGTNVIEPGWNARVDGRANLIIERHAKLRGEAAGTKADPVLLEVFNNLFMSVADQMGATLANTSWSVNIKERLDFSCAIFDAEGDLVANAPHVPVHLGSMSDSVKTIMRLNPDARPGDAYMLNSPYNGGTHLPDVTVITPLFDGDIPVMWLGSRGHHADIGGRTPGSAPPDSTHIDEEGVLIDNVQLVREGDLLEDEAEAVLRSGRYPCRNVRQNMADLKAQVAANETGKQALQGVIETYKLDVVQAYMGHVQDNAEESVRRVIDKLSDGKFTYPMDHGAVIVVAVTVDRAAREAVIDFTGTSAQHSGNYNAPRSICDAVVLYVFRTMVGADIPLNQGCLKPLRVIVPDGSMLNPIYPAAVISGNTEVSQATCNALYGALGVIACSQATMNNFVWGNEDFQNYETIAGGTGAGPGFNGCDAVQSHMTNTRMTDPEILEKRFPVRLEEFGIRDDSGGKGRWTGGEGVIRRMRFLEPVTVTTLCSHRIIPPFGVDDGAPGGVGHNWAELPDGTRRDLKGCDEIELAAGSIFGMKTPGGGGWGKS from the coding sequence ATGGACAAGCGTTGGGAATTCTGGATCGACCGGGGCGGTACGTTCACCGATATTGTCGCGCTGGACCCAGCCGGCGACATGCACACGCACAAGCTGCTGTCGGAAAACCCCGAGCGCTACGCAGACGCCGCCGTTCAGGGCATTGCGGACCTGATCGGCACCAATGATTTCGCCCCCGGCAGCATCGCCGCGGTCAAGATGGGCACCACAGTTGCCACCAATGCCCTGCTCGAACGCAAGGGAGAGCGCGTCCTGCTGCTGATTACGAAGGGCTTTCGTGATCTGTTGATGATCGGCTATCAGACCCGGCCCCGCCTGTTTGACCTGCATATCAAGCGGCCCGACCTGCTCTATGACGAGGTGGCCGAACTGGACGAACGGCTGGATGCCGAGGGCAATGTTATCCGCCCTTTGGATCAGGACGCCGCGCGCACCGCCCTGCAATCTGCTTATGACAACGGCATCCGCGCCGTCGCCATCGCGGGGCTGCACGCTTACCTCAACCCCGCGCACGAGGCCCGCGTGGCCGAAATCGCAAAGGACATCGGCTATACCCAGATCAGCGTCAGCCACGAGGTCAGCCGCCTCGCTAAACTGGTCGGGCGCGGCGATACGACCGTGGTCGATGCGTATCTCTCGCCCATCCTGCGCCGCTACGTGGATCGCGTCGCAGACGCGCTGGACCTCGGGACAGCGTGCGAGCGCCTCCTCTTTATGCAATCCAACGGCGGGCTGACCGAAGCGCGCCGCTTTCAGGGCAAGGACGCGATCCTGTCCGGTCCCGCTGGCGGCATCGTCGGCATGGTTCATACCGGGCAGGCGGCGGGCCATGACAAGCTGATCGGCTTTGACATGGGCGGCACCAGCACCGATGTCAGTCACTACGCGGGCGAATACGAACGCAGCTTTGAGACCGAAGTCGCAGGCGTGCGGATGCGCGCGCCCATGATGGACATACACACCGTTGCCGCGGGCGGCGGCAGCATCTGCAAATACGAGGATGGCCGCTTTCAGGTTGGCCCCGAAAGCGCGGGCGCCGATCCCGGCCCCGCCTGCTATCGTCGTGGCGGCCCCCTGACCGTGACCGACTGCAACGTCATGCTGGGCAAGCTAAACCCCAATCATTTTCCGCAAGTCTTTGGGCCGAACGGGGATCTGCCGCTGGACGCCGAAATCGTGCGTCAGAAATTCGCGGAACTTGCCGAAAAGGTAGCAAACGAGTCGGGCGATATGCCCCGCACGCCCGAGGATATGGCCCACGGGTTCCTGCGGATCGCCATCGACAACATGGCCAACGCGATCAAGAAAATCAGCGTACAGCGCGGCCATGATGTGACACGCTACACGCTGCAATGCTTTGGCGGCGCAGGCGGGCAGCACGCCTGCGGCGTGGCCGACGCCTTGGGGATGACCAAGGTGCTGGTGCATCCTTATGCTGGCGTGCTGTCGGCCTACGGCATGGGCCTCGCTCCGATCACGGCGATGAAAGAGGCGCAGATGGATATTCCGCTGGCGCACTACGATGGCGCCATGCAGACCGTCAAAAAGCTAAGCGCCGACACGCTGACCGAGGTGACAGCCCAAGGCGGCGGCGAGGCTACTGCCACCCACCGTCTGCACCTGCGCTATGACGGCTCGCACCAGACGATCCCGGTCGAGGGCAGCACCGAGGCCACCGCGCGCGAACTCTTTGAGGCGGCGCATAAACAGCGCTACGGCTTCATCTCGCCCAGCCGCGACATCATCATCGACATGGTCAGCGTCGAGGCGAACGGTACCAGCCGCGATGATGTGAACCTGACCCCGCCGGATGGCGATGGAATCCCCACCGCGCATGTCCCGATTTTCCACGACGGCGCATGGGCCGATGTCGCTATCCACGCCCGCGATACGCTGAACACCGACAGCGCTATCAAAGGCCCCGCCATCATCACCGAGTCGACCGGCACCAACGTGATCGAACCCGGCTGGAACGCGCGCGTAGACGGGCGCGCAAACCTGATCATCGAACGTCACGCAAAGCTGCGCGGCGAGGCAGCAGGCACTAAGGCGGACCCGGTCCTGCTGGAAGTGTTCAACAACCTTTTCATGTCCGTCGCTGACCAGATGGGCGCGACGCTGGCCAATACCTCGTGGTCGGTGAACATCAAGGAGCGGCTCGATTTCTCCTGTGCGATCTTTGACGCCGAGGGCGATCTGGTCGCTAACGCACCGCATGTGCCGGTGCATCTGGGATCAATGTCCGACAGCGTCAAAACGATCATGCGTCTCAATCCCGATGCCCGCCCCGGCGACGCCTATATGCTGAATTCGCCCTATAACGGCGGCACCCACCTGCCGGATGTCACGGTCATCACGCCGCTCTTTGACGGCGACATACCCGTCATGTGGCTGGGCAGCCGCGGCCACCACGCCGATATCGGCGGACGCACCCCCGGCAGCGCCCCACCCGACAGCACCCATATCGACGAAGAGGGCGTGCTGATCGACAATGTGCAACTGGTCCGCGAAGGTGATTTGCTGGAGGATGAGGCCGAGGCCGTCCTGCGCTCGGGCCGCTATCCGTGCCGGAACGTGCGCCAGAACATGGCCGACCTCAAGGCGCAGGTGGCCGCGAACGAGACCGGAAAACAGGCTCTACAAGGCGTTATAGAGACATATAAGCTGGACGTGGTGCAGGCCTATATGGGTCACGTTCAAGACAATGCCGAAGAATCCGTGCGCCGTGTCATCGACAAGCTGTCCGATGGTAAATTCACTTATCCGATGGACCACGGCGCAGTGATAGTGGTCGCGGTCACCGTGGATCGGGCCGCGCGCGAGGCAGTGATCGATTTCACCGGCACCAGCGCGCAGCACAGCGGCAATTACAACGCCCCCCGCTCAATCTGCGACGCGGTCGTGCTCTATGTCTTTCGCACCATGGTCGGTGCGGATATCCCGCTGAATCAGGGCTGCCTGAAACCTCTGCGCGTGATTGTACCGGACGGATCAATGTTGAATCCCATCTACCCGGCGGCAGTCATTTCGGGCAATACCGAGGTAAGTCAGGCGACGTGCAACGCCCTATATGGCGCGCTGGGGGTGATCGCGTGCAGTCAGGCAACGATGAACAATTTCGTCTGGGGCAACGAGGATTTTCAGAACTACGAGACGATCGCCGGCGGCACAGGTGCCGGCCCAGGTTTCAATGGCTGCGATGCGGTGCAGAGCCACATGACCAACACCCGCATGACCGACCCCGAGATCCTGGAAAAGAGATTCCCCGTGCGGCTGGAAGAGTTCGGGATCAGGGACGATTCCGGCGGAAAAGGCCGCTGGACCGGCGGCGAAGGCGTTATCCGAAGGATGCGATTTCTGGAGCCTGTCACGGTGACCACCCTGTGCTCACACCGAATTATCCCGCCCTTTGGCGTGGACGACGGAGCGCCGGGCGGGGTAGGTCATAACTGGGCCGAATTGCCGGACGGCACGCGACGCGATCTGAAGGGCTGCGACGAAATCGAATTGGCTGCAGGCAGCATCTTTGGCATGAAGACACCCGGCGGCGGCGGCTGGGGCAAAAGCTGA
- the radC gene encoding RadC family protein — protein MSGYSHFSESALPLFGGDEAPSAIVASGAPQPSYIRDHRARLRARFMQGGAEPMPDYELLELVLFRAIPRRDVKPLARALLDQFGDFNGVVSASKSRLEAVSGVGEAVIVELKIIEAASRRLSRARVMQRQVISSWDALLDYCHTTMAHRDTEQFRLFFLDTKNTLIADEAQATGTVDHVPVYPREVVKRALELNASALILVHNHPSGDPTPSEADIVMTQKIKNAAEVMGITLHDHLIIGKSCELSFRTEGYL, from the coding sequence ATGAGCGGTTATTCCCATTTTAGCGAGTCGGCCCTGCCCCTCTTTGGCGGTGATGAGGCTCCGTCAGCTATTGTCGCGTCCGGGGCACCGCAACCCTCCTATATCCGCGACCACCGCGCTCGCCTGCGAGCCCGTTTCATGCAGGGCGGCGCAGAGCCGATGCCCGATTACGAGCTACTGGAGCTGGTGCTGTTCCGCGCGATCCCGCGCCGTGACGTCAAACCGCTGGCACGCGCGTTGCTGGACCAGTTCGGCGACTTCAACGGCGTTGTATCGGCGTCCAAATCACGGCTCGAGGCGGTCAGCGGCGTCGGCGAGGCCGTCATCGTCGAACTCAAGATCATCGAGGCCGCCAGCCGGCGCCTGTCGCGCGCACGGGTCATGCAGCGGCAGGTGATCTCATCCTGGGACGCGCTGCTGGACTATTGCCACACGACGATGGCGCACCGCGATACCGAACAGTTCCGCCTCTTTTTTCTGGATACAAAAAACACGCTGATCGCTGACGAGGCGCAGGCCACCGGTACGGTCGATCACGTGCCGGTCTATCCCCGCGAAGTGGTCAAGCGCGCGCTCGAGCTGAATGCCTCGGCGCTGATCTTGGTCCACAACCACCCCTCGGGCGACCCCACCCCCAGCGAGGCAGACATCGTGATGACCCAGAAAATCAAGAACGCCGCCGAGGTCATGGGAATTACCCTGCACGACCACCTCATCATTGGAAAATCCTGTGAACTGAGCTTTCGCACCGAGGGATATCTTTAG
- a CDS encoding methyltransferase domain-containing protein, with translation MSALCQLDDLLTFIEADAKEVPFGNDVVFHACSFCVGINLPEKLAVLRECARFARPGGRLIWTEVTQDAGDPYYPLPWSTTPDGSHIETREALIKQFGKAGFAILSVEDETGAHLELVRQIKQSGRVPELPQVQLNAAVLGPDFPERRQITSRVLEMR, from the coding sequence TTGAGCGCGCTATGCCAATTAGACGATCTGCTGACATTTATTGAGGCAGACGCCAAAGAAGTGCCCTTTGGCAACGATGTAGTCTTTCACGCCTGTAGTTTCTGCGTGGGTATAAACCTGCCTGAAAAACTTGCGGTGCTACGCGAATGCGCGCGTTTTGCAAGACCGGGCGGTAGACTGATCTGGACGGAAGTGACGCAGGATGCCGGAGATCCATATTATCCCTTGCCGTGGTCCACGACCCCCGATGGCAGCCATATTGAGACGAGAGAAGCGCTCATTAAGCAATTCGGGAAAGCGGGCTTCGCAATCCTGTCTGTCGAGGATGAGACTGGCGCGCATCTGGAACTGGTCCGACAGATAAAGCAGTCGGGGCGGGTTCCAGAATTGCCACAAGTGCAGCTAAATGCAGCCGTCCTCGGACCCGATTTCCCAGAGCGCCGGCAAATTACATCCAGAGTCTTGGAAATGCGCTGA
- a CDS encoding carbamoyltransferase, producing MSAILGISAYYHDSAAALLVDGEIVAAAQEERFSRRKHDPRFPAQAIEYVLREGGITASDLQYVAFYDKPFLKFERLLETYVANAPRGFRSFQKAIPVWIKEKLFQKSLIAKELAKFDPKTDFRSKLMFSEHHYSHAASAFYPSPFDEAVVLTLDGVGEWATSTVAIGRGSDLEIVKELHFPHSLGLLYSAITYYTGFKVNSGEYKVMGLAPYGVPRFKDLMLDKLMDLKSDGTFRLDQQYFNYATGLTMTNDAFARLFGMPARAPDKEPLEQFHMDMAASVQAVTEEVMLRMTRSLAQEYGIPNLCMAGGVALNCVANGKILRDGHFKNIWIQPAAGDAGGAVGAAYGVWHNELGKPRQRDASKRDAMRGSYLGPQYDTSAIETALETLSGIYETLDDDKVIEETAQALADGKAVGWFTGRMEFGPRALGARSIIGDPRSPTMQKLLNLKVKFRESFRPFAPSVLREDMADWFNLDHDSPYMLLVDLVREDKRRAMTPEEEALFGIDKLNAIRSQIPAVTHIDYSARIQTVHSDTNPRYHALISAFKDRTGCPLVVNTSFNVRGEPIVCTPEDAFRCFMGTDIELLVIENTILRKEDQDPALAEDYKSKYELD from the coding sequence ATGTCAGCAATTCTGGGAATTTCAGCTTACTATCACGACAGCGCAGCAGCGCTTCTCGTGGATGGAGAGATCGTGGCCGCCGCTCAAGAAGAGCGGTTCAGCAGGCGCAAGCATGATCCGCGCTTCCCCGCACAGGCTATCGAATACGTGCTGCGCGAAGGCGGCATCACGGCGTCGGATCTCCAGTATGTGGCCTTCTATGACAAGCCTTTCCTGAAGTTTGAGCGCCTACTGGAAACTTATGTGGCCAACGCGCCCCGAGGATTCAGATCTTTCCAGAAGGCCATCCCGGTTTGGATTAAGGAAAAGCTTTTTCAAAAATCTTTGATTGCCAAGGAACTCGCCAAGTTTGATCCCAAGACAGATTTTCGGTCAAAGTTGATGTTCTCGGAGCATCACTACAGTCACGCGGCAAGCGCCTTTTACCCCTCACCCTTCGATGAGGCCGTGGTGCTGACACTGGACGGCGTGGGCGAATGGGCCACCTCGACTGTGGCGATCGGGCGCGGTTCGGATCTTGAGATCGTGAAAGAGTTGCATTTCCCTCATTCGCTGGGCCTGCTCTATTCCGCTATCACCTATTACACCGGCTTTAAGGTTAATAGTGGGGAATACAAGGTGATGGGGCTTGCCCCCTATGGTGTGCCCAGATTCAAGGATCTGATGCTGGATAAGCTGATGGATCTTAAGTCGGATGGCACTTTCCGTCTAGATCAACAGTATTTCAACTATGCCACCGGCCTGACGATGACCAATGACGCCTTCGCGCGTCTGTTCGGTATGCCCGCCAGGGCTCCGGACAAGGAACCTCTGGAACAGTTCCACATGGATATGGCGGCATCGGTTCAGGCTGTTACCGAAGAGGTGATGCTGCGCATGACTCGTTCGCTGGCCCAGGAATACGGAATTCCCAACCTTTGTATGGCTGGTGGCGTCGCACTCAATTGCGTTGCCAATGGCAAGATCCTCCGCGATGGGCACTTCAAGAACATCTGGATTCAGCCGGCGGCGGGTGATGCTGGCGGGGCCGTGGGCGCTGCCTATGGTGTGTGGCATAATGAACTGGGCAAGCCGCGCCAGCGCGACGCGTCCAAACGTGATGCCATGCGCGGGAGCTATCTGGGGCCGCAATATGATACATCCGCGATCGAGACAGCACTCGAGACCTTGAGCGGGATCTATGAAACGCTGGACGACGACAAGGTCATCGAAGAGACAGCCCAAGCCTTGGCCGACGGAAAGGCCGTCGGATGGTTTACCGGGCGAATGGAATTTGGTCCACGCGCCCTTGGGGCGCGATCAATCATCGGCGATCCGCGCTCGCCGACGATGCAGAAGCTGCTGAACCTCAAGGTCAAGTTTCGCGAAAGCTTCCGGCCTTTCGCGCCGTCGGTTTTACGCGAAGATATGGCCGATTGGTTCAACCTAGATCATGACAGCCCCTATATGCTGCTGGTTGATCTGGTCCGCGAGGACAAACGCCGCGCGATGACACCCGAGGAAGAAGCGCTATTCGGGATCGACAAGCTGAATGCCATACGCTCGCAGATTCCAGCCGTCACTCATATCGACTACTCCGCCCGTATCCAGACGGTCCATTCCGATACCAATCCGCGGTATCACGCGCTGATCTCTGCCTTCAAGGATAGGACCGGATGTCCGCTGGTGGTCAATACATCCTTTAACGTACGCGGCGAGCCGATTGTCTGTACGCCCGAAGACGCCTTTCGCTGCTTCATGGGTACGGATATCGAGCTTTTGGTGATAGAGAACACAATATTGCGGAAGGAAGACCAGGATCCCGCCTTGGCCGAAGATTACAAGTCGAAATACGAGCTGGACTGA
- a CDS encoding DUF5989 family protein, translating into MFFLSELWDFMRVRKKFWMLPMLIMMVILGGLIVLTQGSAVAPFIYTLF; encoded by the coding sequence ATGTTCTTTCTGTCCGAGCTCTGGGATTTCATGCGCGTTCGAAAGAAATTCTGGATGTTGCCGATGCTGATCATGATGGTCATCCTTGGTGGCTTGATTGTGCTGACCCAAGGGTCTGCAGTGGCTCCGTTCATTTACACGCTGTTCTGA
- a CDS encoding SxtJ family membrane protein, translated as MSELETNTEIKIGSEKSFGIVFSIVFAIIGLFPLFGDGQVRLWALGISAIFLGLAFLKPSVLTVPNRLWFRFGLLLNTIVSPIVMGLIFVLTVIPTGLVLRARGKDPLRKKMDPDAQTYWIAPEEGHHQSSSMKNQF; from the coding sequence GTGTCCGAATTAGAAACGAATACCGAGATTAAAATTGGCTCGGAAAAGTCCTTTGGGATTGTTTTCTCAATCGTATTCGCCATCATTGGTCTATTTCCGCTTTTCGGCGATGGGCAGGTCAGGCTCTGGGCGCTTGGTATCTCAGCTATTTTTCTTGGCCTGGCATTTTTGAAACCCTCAGTTTTGACGGTTCCGAACCGTCTATGGTTCCGCTTCGGACTGCTGTTGAATACGATCGTCTCTCCCATCGTGATGGGGTTGATCTTTGTTCTGACCGTGATCCCCACAGGCTTGGTCTTGCGCGCCCGCGGCAAAGATCCATTGAGGAAAAAGATGGACCCCGACGCCCAGACCTACTGGATCGCGCCCGAAGAGGGGCATCATCAATCGTCCTCCATGAAAAACCAGTTCTAA
- a CDS encoding alginate O-acetyltransferase AlgX-related protein, with protein sequence MRSTISLFFKTIFSPFGIALLLIIGSICILLFTADANPTTPETRRLFGLWRLPFFLLFLAGFTCGPAFLTYSKSRNAFLGFVTSGCTIVLLLGALEGLGRAGVIDWDAFLLQSRATTDGVGWAAQPNQEETGETFQDIATRVGLPSDPISFEYSTDKYGFRNPGDAAADIIVLGDSIVLGAQVARSKTVDAVLQKLLDRPVMQVALLGLSIQAQHDLLLTSGIDLSNKTVVQFFFEGNDLLDSASYRAEAAQKGTAAKAAPPSFIRSLWGIAAKATDPTNALESADYCRIAGQPYLFLWQRRSFDGRMDEVSHVQTAIEGFADKVRQAGGSYALVFVPTKFRVLNSLCIFPAESRVADVDAHLSTIPQAMRNWSEEVGIPYLDLTDALTLSAVNQRVPWLWGDTHWAETGHDVAAHALASWEAFLGLNTM encoded by the coding sequence ATGAGATCAACAATCAGCTTATTTTTCAAAACTATTTTTTCTCCTTTTGGAATTGCGTTATTATTAATTATTGGTTCAATTTGCATTCTGCTATTCACTGCAGACGCGAACCCAACGACGCCGGAAACGCGCCGTCTTTTCGGACTCTGGCGGCTCCCGTTTTTCCTGCTTTTCTTGGCTGGATTCACCTGCGGGCCTGCATTCCTCACCTATTCGAAGAGCCGAAATGCGTTTCTCGGTTTCGTGACATCGGGATGCACGATCGTGCTTTTATTGGGTGCCCTCGAAGGGTTGGGACGGGCAGGAGTTATAGATTGGGATGCGTTTCTTCTGCAATCCCGCGCTACTACCGATGGAGTTGGATGGGCTGCGCAGCCGAATCAAGAAGAAACAGGTGAGACTTTCCAAGACATTGCGACCCGTGTTGGGCTGCCAAGCGATCCGATCTCCTTTGAATACTCAACTGATAAGTATGGCTTTCGCAACCCTGGCGATGCCGCTGCCGACATTATTGTGCTTGGCGATTCAATCGTGCTGGGCGCGCAGGTCGCAAGATCGAAAACGGTTGATGCGGTCCTGCAAAAACTGTTGGATCGGCCGGTCATGCAGGTGGCGTTATTGGGCCTCTCGATTCAAGCGCAACACGACTTGTTGCTGACTTCGGGCATTGATCTCTCAAACAAAACAGTAGTGCAGTTCTTTTTCGAGGGTAACGATCTACTCGATTCTGCATCCTATCGCGCCGAAGCCGCGCAGAAAGGCACTGCGGCCAAGGCCGCGCCGCCATCGTTCATTCGCTCCCTTTGGGGCATTGCGGCGAAAGCGACTGACCCTACCAACGCGTTGGAGAGTGCCGATTATTGCAGGATTGCCGGGCAGCCGTACTTGTTTCTTTGGCAGCGACGATCATTCGATGGCCGCATGGACGAGGTTTCCCATGTTCAAACTGCGATTGAAGGCTTTGCAGATAAAGTTCGGCAAGCCGGCGGGAGCTATGCTCTGGTGTTTGTACCAACCAAGTTCCGTGTGCTGAACTCGCTCTGCATCTTCCCAGCCGAGAGCAGAGTTGCGGACGTAGATGCTCACCTCTCAACAATCCCGCAGGCCATGCGGAACTGGAGTGAGGAAGTGGGAATACCCTATCTGGACCTTACAGACGCGTTAACTTTGTCAGCCGTCAATCAGCGTGTTCCTTGGCTCTGGGGCGACACGCATTGGGCGGAAACCGGGCATGACGTTGCAGCGCATGCGCTGGCAAGCTGGGAGGCGTTTTTGGGCCTAAACACTATGTGA
- a CDS encoding trypsin-like peptidase domain-containing protein, translating to MRGEPTEIVSGSSAFDLAAIRLKAVEKPTPLKFSKNEAALNSDITIAGYPLHGLLGGFSVDCGSVSLMKGLQDGETSIQISAPVQPDNSGGPAIDRHGGVVGVVVSKLDTVVLAGATGDIAQYVNFAIRGSLAKVFLPSNGIDYSEVDGVDPIAPEQAAEFLDASTGLVKCNQ from the coding sequence TTGCGCGGAGAGCCGACTGAAATCGTTTCCGGAAGCTCGGCGTTCGATCTCGCGGCCATCAGGCTGAAAGCAGTCGAGAAGCCGACACCGCTGAAGTTCTCAAAAAACGAGGCGGCATTGAATTCAGATATCACCATTGCCGGCTACCCGCTTCACGGCCTTCTGGGCGGGTTCAGCGTCGACTGCGGAAGCGTATCCTTGATGAAAGGGCTGCAAGACGGCGAAACGAGTATCCAGATCTCGGCGCCGGTCCAGCCGGACAACTCTGGTGGCCCGGCGATCGACCGCCACGGCGGCGTGGTCGGTGTGGTCGTTTCGAAGCTGGACACCGTGGTGCTGGCAGGTGCGACCGGAGACATCGCGCAGTACGTCAACTTCGCAATCCGAGGTTCACTGGCGAAAGTCTTCCTGCCCTCTAACGGGATCGATTATTCTGAAGTTGATGGGGTAGACCCCATTGCTCCCGAACAGGCCGCGGAGTTTCTGGATGCCTCAACCGGCCTCGTGAAGTGCAATCAGTGA
- a CDS encoding GFA family protein encodes MTKKYTGKCLCGKVTYVVIGPPIVVAQCHCNKCRRLSGTGHTVGAMFTSDAVTISGKLNEFSYLSDKNSQVTKAFCATCGSPIYGKSTRTPGHLTLTLGTMDDACGLEVEVVIFEREKPHWDQLGQDAVSFATQPDWKPGG; translated from the coding sequence ATGACGAAGAAATACACAGGAAAATGCCTTTGCGGCAAAGTCACTTACGTTGTTATTGGGCCGCCAATCGTTGTTGCGCAATGTCATTGCAATAAGTGCCGCCGATTGAGCGGAACAGGTCACACAGTAGGTGCTATGTTTACTTCAGACGCCGTAACCATCAGCGGCAAATTGAACGAATTCAGCTATTTATCTGACAAAAATTCGCAGGTCACAAAGGCGTTTTGTGCGACCTGTGGTAGCCCAATTTACGGGAAGAGCACTCGAACACCCGGTCATCTGACGCTGACGCTTGGTACAATGGACGACGCCTGCGGGCTGGAGGTTGAAGTCGTCATATTTGAGCGCGAAAAGCCACATTGGGATCAGCTTGGGCAAGACGCCGTTTCTTTTGCGACACAGCCTGATTGGAAACCTGGAGGCTGA
- a CDS encoding DUF1801 domain-containing protein codes for MAISRIQQDAIVRKLDQIIRQTVPKVETLPKYGGTLYTLKPSEKEGQFCGIFRYEDHVQLAFSNGIALEDPQRVLSGKGKFRRHINFSDLEVIDPEVLAELIADAAQYQPSRNAE; via the coding sequence ATGGCGATAAGCCGTATCCAGCAGGACGCAATTGTTAGAAAGCTAGATCAGATCATCCGTCAGACAGTACCGAAAGTGGAAACACTTCCGAAATATGGCGGCACGCTCTACACATTGAAACCGAGCGAGAAAGAAGGGCAGTTCTGCGGCATTTTTCGATATGAGGATCATGTCCAGCTTGCCTTTAGCAACGGCATCGCCCTTGAAGATCCCCAACGCGTTCTCTCCGGCAAGGGGAAGTTCCGTCGCCACATCAACTTCTCTGATCTTGAGGTGATTGACCCTGAAGTTCTGGCGGAGTTGATAGCCGACGCTGCCCAGTATCAACCTTCTCGGAACGCAGAATAG